The sequence TCGACGACTCACTCATTTTTGACTTTTGCCCTTTGCCTTTCTTTACTGCCATCCTCCGACAATGTCGAAAATCTCCCTGTCGCCGATCGGTGCCGGAACGGAAGCCGAAGGCTCCTTGGAAAGAAGGAAATCCGCAATCTCGTTGTATGGTTTGACACATTCGTCTTTATCCGACCCGTCTTCCATCTGGAACATGGTCTTTCCGGCAAAACGGCTCTTGCGGATCAGTTCGTGATAGGGAACCCGTGCAAGAAGCTTGGTACCGACCTTGTCGGCAAACTGTTCAAGCATGTTGGTGCCACCGCCCTTCGCATAGTCCACACGATTTGCGACGATTCCGGCAAGCTGCACCTTGTAGCGTGTACTTTTCTGCTCGATGGCCATACAAAGGCGGTTAGCCGCAAAGATACTGTCGAAATCATTGGTTGCGATAATCACCGCATAATCGGCATAGGTCAATGGAGCACTGAACCCGCCGCAGACCACGTCGCCGAGAACATCGAACAGAATGACATCGTAACGGTCATAGACACCGAGTTCCTGAAGAAGCTTGACCGCTTCACCAACAACGTAGCCACCGCACCCGCTTCCGGCAGGAGGCCCGCCGGCTTCCAGCGCGTCAACACCGCCAAAACCGGTTTCTATGATATCCTCCTCGGTCAGCTCCTCGTGATGAAAATCAACTTCCTCGAGAGCCTCGATCACGGTTTTCTGCAGGGTACCCGTAAGAGGAAAGGTACTGTCATGCTTGGGGTCGCAGCCGATCTGTAGAACTTTAGCGCCTTTCAGTGCAAGCGCTGCTGAAATATTCGCGGTTGTTGTACTCTTCCCGATACCTCCCTTTCCATAAACAGCAAGGATTAAACTCATGGTGACAACGCAAAGATTAAATTATTAACGATACGATACTTGCTTACCCGCCCAAAGCTTCTTTGGCCCTTTTGAAAACCTCGGCGGTTATGTTTGTCTCACCGTTTTCACGGGCGAAATTCTCGGTATTCTTACGAACCTTCTTGCGAACGAAAAACGGTACTTTTTTGAGCATTTTTTCAGCATCTGCGCTCCATGGCATTCCGTCCGCACCGCCTTCTTCTCCGAACTGCGTACCCTCTTCACCGCTTTCTGCTGAAGATCCTGGCTGACCGTTCAATGTCGCTGCCGGTTCCTCTTCCTCGTATTCCAGACCGGCATCGCCGAAGAAATCAACAAGGTGTTTTTCAAGTCCGAGCTTACATGACGTATAGACCCGGTCGGCAAGTACATCAGCCCCCTCGAATCCAAGAACAGGATAGTACCCGATCAGGTGATTTTCTATATGCGTCGGTGTTGAAATAACCATGCACGGTACATCGAGCTTCCGGCAGCTGTGCCGTTCCATCTGCGTGCCACAAACCAGATCCGGCATTTCGTTCTCGATTTTTTTCGAGATTTCCTGGAACTTGTCCGTCACCATAAGCGGTTCCGGCAGATACCCTTCGAGCTGTTCACGAATCCATTCGGCATGCTCTTTAAGATAGGTACCCGCGCCGATGATCTGCATCCCAAGCTCATCCTTGAGAAACTTGACCATACCGACAGTGTGTGTAGCATCACCGAAAACAAACGCCCATTTACCGCTGAAACTTTCCATATCGGCAGTACGGGCAAACCACGGCACCCCGCTCGGTGCACTCAGCCCGTCAAGCGAAAAATCGGTCAAAGGCGGCATTGCAAGCGCCGGTAACCCTTTCTCTTCCGCAATAACGTTCAGTTTCTCAAGCAGCTCTCTAATCCAGTCGAGCGTTGGCTCTACTCCTAAAGGCGTCCCCTGAACCGAGGGCATTCCGAACTTCTCACGAAGGTAATGTGC is a genomic window of Prosthecochloris marina containing:
- the bchL gene encoding ferredoxin:protochlorophyllide reductase (ATP-dependent) iron-sulfur ATP-binding protein, with translation MSLILAVYGKGGIGKSTTTANISAALALKGAKVLQIGCDPKHDSTFPLTGTLQKTVIEALEEVDFHHEELTEEDIIETGFGGVDALEAGGPPAGSGCGGYVVGEAVKLLQELGVYDRYDVILFDVLGDVVCGGFSAPLTYADYAVIIATNDFDSIFAANRLCMAIEQKSTRYKVQLAGIVANRVDYAKGGGTNMLEQFADKVGTKLLARVPYHELIRKSRFAGKTMFQMEDGSDKDECVKPYNEIADFLLSKEPSASVPAPIGDREIFDIVGGWQ
- a CDS encoding ferredoxin:protochlorophyllide reductase (ATP-dependent) subunit B translates to MRLAFWLYEGTALHGISRVTNSMKNVHTVYHAPQGDDYITATYTMLERTPEFPALSISVVRGQDLARGVSRLPSTLEQVEEHYHPEIIVVAPSCSTALLQEDLTQLSRHSGVDPDKIIVHDVNPFRVQEHESAEGLFTKLVERYSLEQSVTEKPSVNLLGFTSLGFHLRSDLVSLRRILKTLGVEVNVVAPWGAGLEELRNLPAAWLNIVPYHEMGRGAAHYLREKFGMPSVQGTPLGVEPTLDWIRELLEKLNVIAEEKGLPALAMPPLTDFSLDGLSAPSGVPWFARTADMESFSGKWAFVFGDATHTVGMVKFLKDELGMQIIGAGTYLKEHAEWIREQLEGYLPEPLMVTDKFQEISKKIENEMPDLVCGTQMERHSCRKLDVPCMVISTPTHIENHLIGYYPVLGFEGADVLADRVYTSCKLGLEKHLVDFFGDAGLEYEEEEPAATLNGQPGSSAESGEEGTQFGEEGGADGMPWSADAEKMLKKVPFFVRKKVRKNTENFARENGETNITAEVFKRAKEALGG